The genomic DNA TTAATTTTCTATTATTTAGTGCTATTTGTTCTATTAAATTTATTAATTTTTCACTTCCATAAGAACAATTAATTCCATATCCTATTATATCCTCTGTATCTACTTTTTCGATAATTTCATCAAAGCTTTCTCCACTAAAAATTTTTCCATTTTCTCCAACTGTCAATGATACAATAATGGGTATTTGTTTATTTTTTTTATTAAAATTATATTTTATTACTTCAAGCATAATTTCTAAATTTAAACTATCATAAACAGTTTCTAATAGTATTAAATCTGGATCTGCATCTATTACTCCCGCTATTTGTCCTTTTATATCTTTTATAAACTCATTCTTTTTCACATCAAAAGTACAATCATTTTTCTCTAAAAATAAACTTTTATTAGTAGGTCCTATAGAAGCTGCTACATATATATTCTTATATTCTTTTGCTGCCTCTTTAGCTAACAGCACACCTTCAAAAGATAACTCGTAAGATTTCCCCTTAAATTTAGAATTTTGTAACGCCATTTCATTTGAGTTAAATGTATTGCTTTCTATTATATCTGCCCCTACCTTTATATATTCTCTATGTATTTTTTTTATTATTTCAGGATTTATTATATTTAATTCTTCATTTAACTGCTTGTCTTTTAGTTGAATATTTCTTTTTATTTCTGTTCCCATAGCTCCATCTAATATAAATATTCTTTTTTTTAACTCATTTTGAATTTTCATAATGTCTCCACCTTATTTTATTTATTTTTTTTATTCTAACATATGTAAATAAAAGTGGCAATTTTTATAGATTTTATTCACAAAAAAATAAAATGTGGTATAATAATGAAAGAGAGCTTGTTTTGAGGTGAAATATGATCAACATCAAAAAAATTCATCATATTGCGATTATCACATCAGACTATAATAGTTCTAAACTATTTTATAGTGAAATACTTGGATTTAAAATTTTAAAAGAAACATATCGAAGTAATAGGAATTCATATAAGCTTGATCTTCTTACTGAAGGGGGAATACAAATTGAACTTTTCTCTTTTCCAAATCCTCCTGAACGTCTAACAAATCCTGAAGCAACAGGACTTAGACATCTAGCTTTTCAGGTTGAAGATATAGAAAAGAGTGTAAGTTATCTTACTTCAAAAGGAATTTCTGTTGAACCTGTGCGAATTGATGAGATTACTGGAAAGAAATTTACTTTTTTTAGAGATCCCGACAATTTACCACTTGAGTTGTATGAAGAATAGTTTATTTTATCTTTTTTTATCTAAAAGGAGATGATTATATGTCAATTAAAGAAATGTATGATTTAACTGGGAAAGTAGCAATTGTTACTGGTGCTGGAAGTGGTATTGGAAAAGCTAGTGCATTAAAACTTGCTGAAGCTGGAGCAGATGTAGTCTGTGCAGATCTAGATGAAAAAAACGCTCTTGAAACTGTAAAAGAAATTGAAGCTCTTGGGAAAAGAGGATTAGTTGTTAAATGTAATGTTACTGTTGAACAAGATCTTATCAACTTAGTAGACACTACTGTTAAAACTTTTGGAAAAATTAATATTCTTGTAAACGTAGCTGGTGGAGGTGGAGCAGGAAGAGAAGAAATCTCAACTCTGACTCTAGAATATATCGTTAAAACATTTACTTTAAATGTATTTAGTATGATAATGCTTATTAAATTATGTGCACCTCATATGAAAGCTGCTAAATATGGTTCTATAATCAACATTAGTTCTATGGCTGCTGACATGGTAAGTCATGATATGATTATCTATGGAAGTTCAAAAGCTAGTGTTAACCAAATGACTAAATATGCAGCATTTGACTTAGGACCTGAAATTAGAGTTAATGCAATAGGGCCAGGAGCTATTAAAACTCACGCTCTAGCAACTGTTTTAACTCCTGAAATTGAAAAGAAAATGTTAGCAAAAACTCCACTTGATAGACTTGGAGCTCCTGATGATATAGCTATGGGAGTACTTTATTTTGCAAGTCCTGCATCAGGATGGACAAATGGACAAGTTATGTATATCAACGGTGGAGGAATACAAGAACTAGATTAATAATTATTTGTTACGAAAGAGCACATAAAAGTGTGCTCTTTTTTTATTTTCAAATTTTTAATTTTATTTTCATAAATTATGTTTGACTTAAATATATTTTGTATAGTATGATTACTAGTGTATGATGTAAAATATTGATTTTTTATACCTATAATTTAATAGATATATTTAACTATATAATCAATAAATATTATTAAAGGGGGAAATCATATAAATGTTCGAAATTAGATATAAATCTCATCATGATGTAAAAAATATTATTACAAAACTTATTCCAAATAAAATGGTAACTCCATTTTCTTTTAATCGTGTAATGAAACAAAAACCTAAGGACTCTACAGCTGATATTTATGTACATACTCCATACTGTGACACTATTTGTTCTTTTTGTAATATGAACAGAAAAAAAGTAGATAACAATTTAGATAGCTATGTACAATATCTATGTAAAGAATTTGAGAAATATAAAAATAGAAAATATGTCCAAGAAAAAACTATCGATACAATATTCTTTGGTGGAGGAACTCCTACTATATATAGTGCATCTCAACTCGAAACTATTCTTTCTTCACTTAAAAACAATTTTAATATATCAAAAAATTGTGAATTTACTTTTGAATCTACTCTTCATAATTTAACTCCAGAAAAACTTTGTATAATGGAAAAATATGGTGTGAATAGAATCAGTATTGGAGTTCAAACATTTTCAGATAGAGGACGTAAATTATTAAATAGAACTTTTGATCAAAAAGAAGTTATCAATAGATTAAAAGATATAAAAAAATCTTATAGTGGTCTTATCTGTATTGATATAATTTATAACTATCTTGATGAGACAATTGAAGAAGTTACAAAAGATGCAGAAATTGCAATTGAGTTAGGTATAGATAGCATCAGTTTTTACTCATTAATGATACACAAAGGTTCTAAAATATCAAAAGATCTAGAAAATAATAAATTATCTTTTGATTATCACATAAGAAGAGATAAAGAACTTCATAATAAATTTTTAGAAGTAACATTAAATAATGGTTTTTCTCTTCTTGAATTGACAAAGATAACAAATGGAAAAGATACTTATGGATATATTCAAAATATTAACTCATGTAAAGATCTAATAGCTATTGGAGTTGGGGCAGGAGGAAGAGTAGATAATATTGAATATTATAATATGAATAAACTAATTTCTTTTTATTCTCAAGATAGTGATTTTTCATATAAAGCGAAAAAACTCTCTGGATTATTACAATATCCAAAAGTTAATTTAACTGAAATTAGAGAACTCACTGGTGATGATATCTATCCTAGCATTCTAGGTATTCTACAAGAATGCGAAAGAGAGGACTTCTTAGAATTTTTTGAAAACTCTTTTAAATATACTGTTGACGGAATATTTTGGGGAAATACTATTGCTGCAGCTATTATTACTAAAATGATAGAAGAATATAAGGGGGAAAATTAATGAATACTCTTATTACGTATGCAACTTTAACTGGAAATACTAAAAAAGTTGCTCAAAGTATCTACGATATTGTTAAAGATAACAAACAAATTATCTGTCTTAATGAAAATAAAAATATTGATACTAATAATTTTGATACTATTATTATAGGATATTGGGTAGATAAGGGACATATGGATAATGTATCTAAAAAATTTCTTAAAAACTTAAAAAATAAAAACATTGCTCTCTTTGGAACATTAGGAGCAGATCCAAACTCAGACCATGGAAAAAATGTTCAAGCTAAAGTTAATAAACTTTGTTCTGAAAATAATAACTGTATTGGAAGTTTTCTATGCCAAGGTAAAGTTGATCCAAAATTAGTGGAAAAAATGGGAAAATTTCCTCTAAATCTTGTACATCCTTTAACTCCTGAAAGACTTGCTAGAATTGAAGAAGCTAGTAAACATCCTAATCATGACGATTTAGAAAAAGCTCAAAAATATTTTTTACAAATACTTGATTAGATCTACAACTTAACTAGATATTATATTTTGGATAAATATATTAATAAATATAATATATTGACCTTGTCTATTCGATGATATTGTGGTAATATCAAGGAGTAATTACTTTAAAATAACATATATTGTGAGGAAAACAAATGAATAAACTTTTACCTATTTTTCTTATTATAGGGATTGCTATATTTATATTAATAGCTATTCCTTTAGGAAGTGTTCATGTACCTATAGAATACATATTTCATCCACAAAATGCACCAGAATACATGAAACTTATTATTTTTAATTTAAGACTTCCTAGAATTATTATGTCACTTTTAATAGGAATGATGCTTGCATCTAGTGGTGCTGTTGTACAAACAGTATTTCAAAATCCACTTGCAGATCCATATATTATTGGAATATCAGCTAGTGCTACATTTGGAGCTGTTATAGCTTTCGTATTGGGATTGCCTGATTTTATGTACGGTGTAATTGCTTTTTTTATGTGTCTTGCAAGTACATTTTTTATTTTTAAAATGGCTAAAAAAGGAAATAAAATAAATGTAACAACCCTTCTTATAATAGGTGTAGCTGTTTCTTCTTTTTTAGGGGCTTTCACCTCTTTTTCAATGTACCTTATTGGAGAAGATTCATTTAAAATAACAATGTGGATGATGGGATATCTTGGTAATGCCACTTGGTCACATATAAAATTTATAACTATTCCACTTATTTTGTCTATAACATATTTTTATTTTAAAAGACATCAATTAGACGCTTTACTATCAGGTGATGAAGAAGCTCATTCATTAGGAGTTGATGTAAATAAATTGAAAATTAAAATGCTTGCTGTAACAGCTTTAATTGTAGCTTTTTCAGTAGCTTTTTCTGGAATGATAGGTTTTGTTGGTCTTATTATTCCTCATACTATTAGAATGATTGTAGGCCCTTCAAATAGTAAAATGCTTCCAAGTACGATTCTAGCAGGAGGTTTATTCTTAATGATTTGTGATACAATAGGAAGAGTAGCTCTAGCCCCTGTTGAAATTCCTCTAGGAGTTATTACCGCATTTTTTGGAGCTCCGTTCTTTTTGTATTTAGCTTTAAAAAATAAAAAAGGTGAATTCTAATGAACATTATAAATATACATGATCTTTATTTTTCTTATGGAGATAAAAATATATTAAATGGAATTTCTGTGGGGTTTAAAAAAAATAAAATAACTGGTATTTTAGGTCCTAATGGCTGTGGAAAATCAACTCTACTTAAAAATATATTAGGCTATTTAAAATATACTTCTGGGCAAATAGAACTCGATAATATAGATATTAAAAAACTAACTCAAAAAGAAAAAGCAAAACGGATATCTTTTGTTCCACAAAAATCACAACTTATGTCAGATATGACTGTGCATGATTTTGTATTGATGGGAAGATTACCTCATCTTAATAATAGTTGGGACGGATACTCTAAAAAAGATCATGAACTAGTTACACAATATTTACAAGAACTTGATCTAGATAAATTTATTAATAGAAAAGCTCCTACTCTTTCTGGAGGAGAATTTCAAAGAGTTTTATTAGCAAGAGCACTGGTTCAAGATACTGATATTATCTTACTTGACGAACCTACATCAGCTCTTGACTTAAATCATGCTCTTGATTTAATGGCAAAATTAAAAGAAAATATGGATAAAAAAAATCTTACTGCTATAGTAGTTTTACACGATTTAAATCTTGCTGGAATGTTTTGTGATGAAATTATTATGATAAAAGATGGAAAAGTTTTTACTACAGGAACGCCTATTGAAACTCTTACAAAAGATAACCTAAAAAAAATCTATAATCTAGATTGTGAAATTTTGTATACTAGTGAAAATACTCCATATATAATTCCTAAATTAAAAGGAGGCAAAAATATATGAAAAAAATAATTTGGTTTATTTTTTTACTAATTTCTTGTGTTACTAATGCTCTTACTATTGAAGGTAATAAAATAAAAGATGAATTAGGAAACACTGTTCCAATTAAATCATATAATAGAATTGTTATTTTAGATCCTGGTGTAGTTGAAACATTTTATATGATAGGAGCAGAATCTAAAATTGCTGCTATTGGCACAGGTACTAGAACTAAAATTTATCCAGAAGATAAAACATCACATTTAAAAAATATAGGTCATATGGTAAATTTAGATTTTGAAAATGTACTTGCTTGTAATCCTGACCTTGTTATATTAAATCCTATGGGAACTAAAACACAAGCTAAATTACAAGAGTTTAAAATTCCTGTGCTTGTAAATAGTGCACGTAGTTTTTCAGATATAATTAATAATATTGAAATTTATGGAAAATTGACTGGATGTGAAAAAAATGCTAGTTTACTCATAAATGAAACTCAAAATAGATTAGCATTACTAAAAGATAAAATCAAAAATAAACCTCTTAATTTAAAAGGAACTATACTTTATTCTACTTCTCCTTTAATGGGATTTAAAAGTGACTCCCTCCCTGGTGAAATTCTAAATTTTTTAGAAATAAAAAATATTACTGAAGGTTTAAAAGGAGAAAAACCAATTCTTTCTCAAGAATTTGTACTACAAGAAAATCCAGATTTTTTAGCTGGTGCTATGATGATTAAAAATGCAAATAATATTTTAAAAGATAACCCTGTTTTAATTCAAACAAAAGCAGGAAAAAATAAAAATGTATTCCTTATTGATTCAACTAAAACTTTGAGAGGATCTCCAAGAATATTTCAAGCTTTAGAGGAGTTGTATATTCAATTAGACAGTGTAAACAAAGAAAAATAACCTATTTAAATTAAACTTGTGATAAATATGCTATAATAAAAGTATAGCATATTTTTTATTATACAAAATATTTAAAAAAGAGGTGGATCAATGGTCGGTTTTGTTTCAGAACTTTCTATGCAAAGTATTGCAACTAGAGTATTATTAGCTATTGTAATTGGTGGTATAATTGGATATGAAAGAGGAGCTAACAATAGACCTGCTGGGTTTAGAACGCATATATTAGTGTGTCTAGGAGCTACTATTGTTTCTCTTATACAAGATCATCTCCGTATAAATATTTTAGATTATGCAATGAATCATCCAGAAGCTGCAAAAGTTATAAAAACAGATTTAGGAAGAATAGGAGCACAAGTAGTTAGTGGTATTGGATTTTTAGGTGCAGGAACTATTATAAGAGAAAAAAGAAGTATTGCTGGACTTACTACTGCTGCATCTATATGGGTAACTGGTTGTATAGGACTTGGAATTGGTTGGGGATTTTATACTATGAGTATTATTGGTGGAATTTCTGTTCTTATAATACTTGTAACTTTTAAACGTGTAGAGGTTGTTTTAATAGATAGAAAAATCACTAAAAATTTTAGTATTTATTATAAAGATAATTTTTATCTAAGTGATGATCTATCAAAAACTTATGAAATTCTAAAAAATCACAATATAAAAGTTAAAAATTTAAAAAAATATCCCAATGAAAATAAAATTGAATATACAGTAATAATGCCTAAAACTTTAAATCAAATTGAACTTACTGCTGAATTAACTGCACTAAAAAATGTCCTTGAAATTAAGGATTTCTAAATTCATATCAATATTATCTAAAAATAGATATCGCAAATAAATTGATATCTATTTTTTTATAAAATTAAATAGTTATCACATAATTTAGTTATAATATTTAAATTAAAAATATATCTCTATATTAAGTTTATAATTTCTTATTATTTTTTATATATTTTCAAAAATATTAGTTACTATACTAAAATTTATTTTTTTATACAAAACTATGATATAATAAAACTAAACTGTTGTTTATTTTGGAGGATATAATGGATAAAAAAATCTTAATTATCGATGATGAAGTTCATATTTTAGAACTACTAAAACTAAATTTAGAAATTTATGGATATGAAGTTGTTACTTCTGAATCGGGAGAAAAAGTTATGGATTTAATAAAAGATGTAAATCCCGATCTTATCTTACTAGATCTTATGCTCCCTGGACTAAATGGAATAGATATTTGCAAACAAATACGTAATAATCCAGATTTAAATAGAATAAGAATTGTCATTTTAAGTGCAAAGTCTGAAGAAATAGATAAAATTGTGTGTTTAGAAATTGGGGCTGACGATTACGTAACTAAACCTTTTAGTTTAAGAGAACTTATAGCTAGAGTAGGAGCTGTATTTAGAAGAATGGATCCTAGTTATTGTACTGAAAAAATAGAGGATTCTAATGAAAATAATAGTGATGATCTTATATTTTATAAAGATCTAAAAATAGATACCAAAAATAATATAATCTATAAAAATAACAATGCTTTAGATTTTACATCAAAAGAGTTTAAATTATTTTTATATCTATTACAAAATAAAGGTACTGTTATAACCAGAGAAAAAATTTTTGAACATGTATGGAACTATGAAAATAATCAATCTCGGTCTTTAGATGTTCACATAAGAAAAATACGTATTAAGTTAGAGGATAAAAATAATTCATATATAGAAACAGTACGTGGTATTGGATATATTATCCCAAAGGAGTAATCTTAAAATGAAAAAGAAATTTTTATCTATCTGCTTTTTTCTAATTTTTATTACTTCACTAACTTCAGGATTAATTTTTAATAAAATGATGAAGGATAATTATATTGAAACGGCCTATTTAGCTGCTCTTTCACAAGGAAATATAATAAGCATATTCTTGTCAGAAAATAAAAATCATTACTTGCCAGTATTTAGGTTAGCACAATTTTTCTCAAATAAGTCTGAATATAGAGTTACTTTTTTAGATGAAAAAGGAACACCTATTGCTGATTCCCATGATAATAGTATTATTTTTACATCATATGAAAATACTCCTTTATTTAAAGCTAATAATTTAAATTTACCTACTTATAGAATTACTTCAAGTAGTGACAAAAAATATAAAATTCTAGAAGTTTTTTCAAATAAAGTTACTATTAATAATAAAAATGTTATTCTTATGCTTTCTAAAAAATTGACATTTTTTAATGATTTTCAAAAAAAAATAGCTGGAACTATTATTTTTAGCATTCTTTTTTCTGGAATCATATCAATTATTCTGTCTGTAATAGTAGTTAATAAAATAGTTAACCCTATTTTAAATCTAACAAAAGCATTAAAAAATGTTGCATTAGGAAATTTTAATACCTCATTAATAAAATTACATACAAATGATGAAATTCAAGAACTAAGCAATAATTTTATTTTTATGCAAGATAAAATTAATAATCTACTTCAAACTATTAAGTCAAAAGCAAATAATCTTCAACTGATCT from Fusobacterium hominis includes the following:
- a CDS encoding homocysteine S-methyltransferase family protein, with the translated sequence MKIQNELKKRIFILDGAMGTEIKRNIQLKDKQLNEELNIINPEIIKKIHREYIKVGADIIESNTFNSNEMALQNSKFKGKSYELSFEGVLLAKEAAKEYKNIYVAASIGPTNKSLFLEKNDCTFDVKKNEFIKDIKGQIAGVIDADPDLILLETVYDSLNLEIMLEVIKYNFNKKNKQIPIIVSLTVGENGKIFSGESFDEIIEKVDTEDIIGYGINCSYGSEKLINLIEQIALNNRKLMIVYPNAGLPDSNGNYKETPEIFSKYMEKIMRNNKVNIVGGCCGTTSEYIKILSNSSKNYLPKDFEI
- the gloA2 gene encoding SMU1112c/YaeR family gloxylase I-like metalloprotein — translated: MINIKKIHHIAIITSDYNSSKLFYSEILGFKILKETYRSNRNSYKLDLLTEGGIQIELFSFPNPPERLTNPEATGLRHLAFQVEDIEKSVSYLTSKGISVEPVRIDEITGKKFTFFRDPDNLPLELYEE
- a CDS encoding glucose 1-dehydrogenase, producing the protein MSIKEMYDLTGKVAIVTGAGSGIGKASALKLAEAGADVVCADLDEKNALETVKEIEALGKRGLVVKCNVTVEQDLINLVDTTVKTFGKINILVNVAGGGGAGREEISTLTLEYIVKTFTLNVFSMIMLIKLCAPHMKAAKYGSIINISSMAADMVSHDMIIYGSSKASVNQMTKYAAFDLGPEIRVNAIGPGAIKTHALATVLTPEIEKKMLAKTPLDRLGAPDDIAMGVLYFASPASGWTNGQVMYINGGGIQELD
- a CDS encoding coproporphyrinogen-III oxidase family protein, with translation MFEIRYKSHHDVKNIITKLIPNKMVTPFSFNRVMKQKPKDSTADIYVHTPYCDTICSFCNMNRKKVDNNLDSYVQYLCKEFEKYKNRKYVQEKTIDTIFFGGGTPTIYSASQLETILSSLKNNFNISKNCEFTFESTLHNLTPEKLCIMEKYGVNRISIGVQTFSDRGRKLLNRTFDQKEVINRLKDIKKSYSGLICIDIIYNYLDETIEEVTKDAEIAIELGIDSISFYSLMIHKGSKISKDLENNKLSFDYHIRRDKELHNKFLEVTLNNGFSLLELTKITNGKDTYGYIQNINSCKDLIAIGVGAGGRVDNIEYYNMNKLISFYSQDSDFSYKAKKLSGLLQYPKVNLTEIRELTGDDIYPSILGILQECEREDFLEFFENSFKYTVDGIFWGNTIAAAIITKMIEEYKGEN
- a CDS encoding flavodoxin family protein; the protein is MNTLITYATLTGNTKKVAQSIYDIVKDNKQIICLNENKNIDTNNFDTIIIGYWVDKGHMDNVSKKFLKNLKNKNIALFGTLGADPNSDHGKNVQAKVNKLCSENNNCIGSFLCQGKVDPKLVEKMGKFPLNLVHPLTPERLARIEEASKHPNHDDLEKAQKYFLQILD
- a CDS encoding FecCD family ABC transporter permease; this translates as MNKLLPIFLIIGIAIFILIAIPLGSVHVPIEYIFHPQNAPEYMKLIIFNLRLPRIIMSLLIGMMLASSGAVVQTVFQNPLADPYIIGISASATFGAVIAFVLGLPDFMYGVIAFFMCLASTFFIFKMAKKGNKINVTTLLIIGVAVSSFLGAFTSFSMYLIGEDSFKITMWMMGYLGNATWSHIKFITIPLILSITYFYFKRHQLDALLSGDEEAHSLGVDVNKLKIKMLAVTALIVAFSVAFSGMIGFVGLIIPHTIRMIVGPSNSKMLPSTILAGGLFLMICDTIGRVALAPVEIPLGVITAFFGAPFFLYLALKNKKGEF
- a CDS encoding ABC transporter ATP-binding protein, which produces MNIINIHDLYFSYGDKNILNGISVGFKKNKITGILGPNGCGKSTLLKNILGYLKYTSGQIELDNIDIKKLTQKEKAKRISFVPQKSQLMSDMTVHDFVLMGRLPHLNNSWDGYSKKDHELVTQYLQELDLDKFINRKAPTLSGGEFQRVLLARALVQDTDIILLDEPTSALDLNHALDLMAKLKENMDKKNLTAIVVLHDLNLAGMFCDEIIMIKDGKVFTTGTPIETLTKDNLKKIYNLDCEILYTSENTPYIIPKLKGGKNI
- a CDS encoding ABC transporter substrate-binding protein; this translates as MKKIIWFIFLLISCVTNALTIEGNKIKDELGNTVPIKSYNRIVILDPGVVETFYMIGAESKIAAIGTGTRTKIYPEDKTSHLKNIGHMVNLDFENVLACNPDLVILNPMGTKTQAKLQEFKIPVLVNSARSFSDIINNIEIYGKLTGCEKNASLLINETQNRLALLKDKIKNKPLNLKGTILYSTSPLMGFKSDSLPGEILNFLEIKNITEGLKGEKPILSQEFVLQENPDFLAGAMMIKNANNILKDNPVLIQTKAGKNKNVFLIDSTKTLRGSPRIFQALEELYIQLDSVNKEK
- a CDS encoding MgtC/SapB family protein; this translates as MVGFVSELSMQSIATRVLLAIVIGGIIGYERGANNRPAGFRTHILVCLGATIVSLIQDHLRINILDYAMNHPEAAKVIKTDLGRIGAQVVSGIGFLGAGTIIREKRSIAGLTTAASIWVTGCIGLGIGWGFYTMSIIGGISVLIILVTFKRVEVVLIDRKITKNFSIYYKDNFYLSDDLSKTYEILKNHNIKVKNLKKYPNENKIEYTVIMPKTLNQIELTAELTALKNVLEIKDF
- a CDS encoding response regulator transcription factor codes for the protein MDKKILIIDDEVHILELLKLNLEIYGYEVVTSESGEKVMDLIKDVNPDLILLDLMLPGLNGIDICKQIRNNPDLNRIRIVILSAKSEEIDKIVCLEIGADDYVTKPFSLRELIARVGAVFRRMDPSYCTEKIEDSNENNSDDLIFYKDLKIDTKNNIIYKNNNALDFTSKEFKLFLYLLQNKGTVITREKIFEHVWNYENNQSRSLDVHIRKIRIKLEDKNNSYIETVRGIGYIIPKE